GCGGCTGTAGATGTATCTCGCCACCGGCGTTGATCCCACAAAACTGATGGCGCGAATGGCAGGATGATCGAGAATCGCATCCACCGCGGCTTTGGAACCGTTCACCAGACTGACTACGCCTTTCGGCAAACCGGTTTGCTCGAGTAAATGGAAAATTTTCTGCATCGTGAGCGGCACTTTTTCCGAAGGCTTCATGATGAAGGTGTTGCCGCAGGCGAGGGCATAAGGCATAAACCAAAAGCAAATCATCGCCGGAAAATTGAAGGGCGCAATCGCGGCGCACACGCCCACGGGCTGGCGAATCATCATCTCATCGATGCCGGAGGCAATGTCTTCGAGAATCTGGCCTTGCATCATCATCGGAATGCCGCAGGCGACTTCGACGTTTTCGATGGTGCGGCGCATCTCCGCGCGTGATTCTTCCAAAGTCTTGCCGCATTCCATCGTAATCGTTCGGCTGATGTCGTCGAGATTTTCTTCCAACAAATTTTTGAGCTTGAAGAGATATTGAATGCGCTCGGTGGGCGGCGTCGTGCGCCATTGCAAGTACGCCGTTTGCGCGGCTTGCGCGGCTTGTTCGACTTCGGCAGCAGGGGAGAGGGGAACCTGGCCGAGAATCTCTGCGGTGGCGGGATTGAGGACATCGAGATATTCGGTCGCGCTCGACTTGCGCCATTCGCCGTTGATGTAATTTTGCAGCTTATGATTCGCGCTCATCAAAACCTCCTGTGGCTGTAAGATTGGAAGAACCTGGGTATTTGCATTATCTGTATTGATCTGTGGAAATCTGCGTACCAACGTGTTTACTTTGAAAGCAAAGACATTTCACGCGAGACGCAAAGGTTCCGCAAAGAAAAACATTGTGGGTTCTTTGCGCCTTTGTTCCGCCCTTGCGGGATGAAGCTTTTTATTTTTGGTTTCGGCTCGCTGGCTTATGATATCGAGTACGGTATCAACGTTTGCGCGCGACGATCACATTGTGGCTGCCGCACAGCACGGCGCGCGACAAATATTGCTGAAAGATGCCCCAATAGCGTTGTGCCTCCGGTTTGTTTTTATAATTTTTATTGAACACAAAAGCATAGCGCAAGCGTGCGAGCGGATAGACGAACGGATAGAGCAGCAAGCTGCCTTTGCGCAATTTGTATGTGGTCAACGTCTCGATTTCAAATCCGGCAAAACGCAAAAACGTTTCCAGGCGATGATAGGGGATGAGGTTGATGTGTTCCATGAAAACATTGGGCGAATCATCTCGCAGCACGCGCGGGGGATGATCATGCACGCCGGTGAAAAAGAATGCCAGCCGGCTTTCCAGCGAAGAAACATTCGGGGTGGTGAGAAAGAGTTTGCCGTCCGCTTTCAGCACGCGCGCGCATTCCCGCAAAAAAAGAAATTGGTTTTCGATATGCTCGATACCCTCGATCGAAACGAGATAATCGAATTGTTTTGCCGCAAACGGCATGGGCTGCGCCATGTCGACTTGTTGATACGGCAATTCCGGGAACACGTGCAGCGCGGCGTCGATTTCCGCGGCGATGGCATTGAATCCGTGCGCCTGCGCCTGTTGCGCAAAATAACCCGGCCCCGAGGGAATATCCAACAACGTGCCGGGCCTATGCGTCTTGAGCAGTTGCCAGATCAAATCGTGTAGATAGGGATTGTGTTTCGGCGGCAGAGGCGGCATGCGTTTAATTTTGCAATCACGGGTTATGACTTTCGGAGGAATTCATCTAGTCGTTCGATAACATCGGTACGCTCGACATGAATGAATTCTTTAGCACTGGCACGAAGATAATCCAAATCCAGATTTACACGATGCCTGGCAATCAGCTCTTCAAGATCAAGCAGGTCTTTGGTTCGACTGGCGACAAGTTTCATGATGAGCAAATCTTCGATCGTGCAGACACTCACCTCCACCGTGTTAAAAAATCGGCGCTGGCTTCGTTCAAGCATACGCCGCTCGATGTTGCTGAGCGCAGCAGTGACGTCTACGCGCACTTTGGTTACACGATGCCGTATTGGGACAAAAAAAGTGCGCCGCAAAAAAGCGAGCGGGTCGGGTTGCACGGAAGAATAGTCGTTTGCAAAAATCGCCAAAACGTGTTCAAGCTGATCGATTTCTGCCATGATCGTGATATCGATATCAACCGTTGAACGAACATAACCGTAGATATTCGCCGCGATGCCGCCAATCACGGCATAAGGAATCCTGTGTTTACGGCAAAGCCGGTCAATATCTTGCAGGGTTTGTTCGAAGGCCGTCATCGTGTAGTTGTCGCATTTTCGCAAAGACTTTTTGCACAGCAATGTGATGCGCGAGATTGGCTTCAGATTCCGCCGCCAAATCCCCGCTCTTGAGCCACATTCGATAAACCGAGTCCAAAAAGTCGGCCATTACCTGTGGCGGAGGCAAGGACTCTTCCGATAATCTGTATTCGGCTTCGAATTCATTTGCCGCTTCGTATTTCCGCCACCATTGCTCGATGTATTTTTTGCGATCATCATCCATGTGCGGTCCCTCGAGTTTTAAAGCAGGAGAAAAGTATCACAATTCCGCGCGAGAAGCAACGGCATTTTTCCGGGGGCGAGATTGTGCTTGATTCTCAGCCCGAAAATCGCGATTCTGGCAACGTGTTCGGGCAAATCATCAAACGGGCAGCGTCGAATATTCCAACATTTCATACGAGTTGGCAAAGCGGGAGGATGTGTGGCGAAAAAAACGTCTTTCGAAGAAGCGATGCAGAAGCTTGATGTCATCGTGAAACAGCTTGAGCAGGGACAAATTCCATTGGAAGAGGCGATCAAGATTTTTGAAGAAGGCGTCAAACTTTATCGGTCGTGCGCCAGCCAATTGGAAGAAGCCGAGAAGAAACTGCAAAAACTCGTGAAAACGGAAGCCGGCTTTCAACTCGAATTGATCGACGATTCGGAAATCGGATAATCATGCGTCTGGCGATCCTGGCAAACTTAACACACACCGCCATTCTTGAAATCGTGCCGGTCTGGCTTGAATGGTTGTGCCGGCGTGCGGACGTCGTGGTTGCCGATGACCTTGCGCGTCTCGTGCAATCAGCGAACGCACGTTTTGAAACTGCGCCGCGGCGATCGGTTCATCAAAACTGTGACATGCTTATCTCGCTGGGCGGCGACGGCACAATTCTTTCCACCGCGCACACGGTTGGGCGCGCGGGTGTGCCGATTCTCGGCGTCAAATTCGGGGGACTGGGTTTCTTGACGGAAGTCGGGCCGGAAGAATTTTACACCGCGTTGGAGGCGATTCTCGCCGGCCATTATGAGGTGCAAAAACGCATCGTGCTGGAAGCGCGCGTGTTGAATTCGCCGGAGGCCACCCCGCTGCATGCCATGAATGATTTCGTCGTGGATAAAGGCGGGCAAACGCGTCTGGTGCGCCTCAAAGTGATGATCGACAATGAGTATCTCAACACCTACATCTCCGATGGCCTGATCGTGGCAACGCCGACGGGTTCGACCGCTTACTCGCTGGCGGCGGGCGGGCCGATTATGCCGCCGGAAATGAAAGCCATGGTGATCACACCGATTTGCCCGCATTCGTTGAATGCCCGGCCGGTGGTAATTCCTGATGAAAAAATCGTCACCATCGAAATTGCCACCGAGGAGACTCAGGTCAATCTCTCGGTTG
The nucleotide sequence above comes from Cytophagia bacterium CHB2. Encoded proteins:
- the xseB gene encoding exodeoxyribonuclease VII small subunit, coding for MQKLDVIVKQLEQGQIPLEEAIKIFEEGVKLYRSCASQLEEAEKKLQKLVKTEAGFQLELIDDSEIG
- a CDS encoding NAD(+) kinase, producing the protein MRLAILANLTHTAILEIVPVWLEWLCRRADVVVADDLARLVQSANARFETAPRRSVHQNCDMLISLGGDGTILSTAHTVGRAGVPILGVKFGGLGFLTEVGPEEFYTALEAILAGHYEVQKRIVLEARVLNSPEATPLHAMNDFVVDKGGQTRLVRLKVMIDNEYLNTYISDGLIVATPTGSTAYSLAAGGPIMPPEMKAMVITPICPHSLNARPVVIPDEKIVTIEIATEETQVNLSVDGQVTRKISSGMAVEIRKADYFINLVRKTIPTSNTFYDTLRIKFRWGEDIRK
- a CDS encoding nucleotidyltransferase family protein, encoding MTAFEQTLQDIDRLCRKHRIPYAVIGGIAANIYGYVRSTVDIDITIMAEIDQLEHVLAIFANDYSSVQPDPLAFLRRTFFVPIRHRVTKVRVDVTAALSNIERRMLERSQRRFFNTVEVSVCTIEDLLIMKLVASRTKDLLDLEELIARHRVNLDLDYLRASAKEFIHVERTDVIERLDEFLRKS
- a CDS encoding class I SAM-dependent methyltransferase; protein product: MPPLPPKHNPYLHDLIWQLLKTHRPGTLLDIPSGPGYFAQQAQAHGFNAIAAEIDAALHVFPELPYQQVDMAQPMPFAAKQFDYLVSIEGIEHIENQFLFLRECARVLKADGKLFLTTPNVSSLESRLAFFFTGVHDHPPRVLRDDSPNVFMEHINLIPYHRLETFLRFAGFEIETLTTYKLRKGSLLLYPFVYPLARLRYAFVFNKNYKNKPEAQRYWGIFQQYLSRAVLCGSHNVIVARKR